The genomic DNA TACCGGACCGCAAAATGAACATCAAAGACCGCTACCAGTCACAAAGGATTCTATTCCTGCCGGATCTCTTGGCCTCATAAAGTTTATCATCCGCTCGGCCTATCATGGCAGTAAGAGATTCATCCATATTGGCAGTAGCTCCGATGGAGACTGTCATATTAATTATCTTTCCTTTAAATTCCACAGCAAAATTCTCCACCTGCGCCCTGAATTCCTCCAGAAAATCCATAAGGCCGTCCGCCTGAACACCATCGAGAATAATGGTGAACTCTTCCCCTCCGAACCTTGAAACAAGACCCAGATCACCCACGAACTCAGCCAGAAGAGCCGAGAAATCTATCAGAACCTGATCCCCGGCATCATGCCCGAATGTATCGTTAATTTTCTTAAAATGATCTATGTCGAGCATAACCACACACAATTCCCTGTCTGCGGAAAACGACTGAGAGTAAAGAGGTTCCCCGTATTCGAAAAAATACCTTCTATTCCACAGCCCGGTAAGAAAATCCTTGTTGGCCCGGTCCCGGGAGGCTTGTATGAGTTCAAGAAATTCAAGGTTGGAGTTGACCCGGCAGAGAATTTCCTCAACCGAAGCACCCTTCTGGATAAAATCATTGGCTCCCTGCTTTAGAAAAAGCGGCGCGGTGCGGGATTTTGTGTCGGAGGAAAGAACAATTATGCTCAACTCATCCATTGATCGAATGGTACGCAGGTGGGCGGTAAGTCTGAGCCCGTCCATTTCCGGCATGTTGTAATCGGTCAGGACCAGTTTGATGTCACTGTTTCTGTAAAAAATCTTTGTCGCGGCCTTACCGTCCTCCGCCTGCAGGACTTTCAGCCCCTGCCGCTTGAGGATTCTGGATATCCAGTCCCGCACAGAAGCCGAATCATCCACCACCAAAACCTTGACGTCCTGATTCTTGTAAACCCGGCTGACGATGCGGGCAATATAGTCCGCCTGATCAGGCTTTTTAAGCACGTAATCGACAATGTTTTTGGTGGACAGGGTCTTTAGAACCTGTTCATCAAGGGAGGCGGTAACAGCAATAGCCGGAATTCTGTGTTCAAGCAGAAGATTGATCCCGCTGCCGTACTCCACTCCATCAAGGACCATACTGCTCAACCCGGCAAAATAATCATTTGCGGCAATGAACTCCTGGGCCCTTCCGTAAGTATTGGCATGGTCGCAATCAAAACCGGCCTTTTGTAAAGTCGTCTGGATAAACATGGCCGCAGCCTTGCTTGGCTCCAAGATAAGAACTCTGCTCACAAAACTCCCCAAACATCGTTATAATAACAAAAAAGGTTAAGCTACAGCCTAACCTTATACTTAACACACCAACAATTACAATCTATTATTATTTTGTAAACCTGCACTGTTATTCTCTTACGCAAGTATCGCACCCGCATACTGCATACTTTGAATCAGCCCTACGCTGACCGAACAACAGCTTGATCTTCTTACGCAGCTCTTCCAACATTGCAGGATCAACCTCTGTGACGGGACACTCCACACCCATCTCAGTAAGACAGAAATTATGCACCGGCTCAATGCCCATCTTCTTCAACATAATCTGCGAGCATCCCTTTGAACAGCCGTCAATCACAATAAGATCACGAACCTTATCCGCTTCATCAATATATTCATCCAGACCGGCACCAATCCCGGCAAGACAGACCATTTTCGCAAACCCGCTCCTGTTGAGTTCCACCGCAAGACTGTTCGCCGCCTGGCCGGAACCGGAACCGCCGGAGCAACTGACAACCATAAAACCAGTTTCATATTCTTCAGTCATAATGCATACCTCCCAAAAATATAACTCAATTACAACCTAACACATTTACAAGCTGAGAAAAACGCCAAAATGGAAACAGCCGCATTTCCCCAAAGGAAATGCGGCTGCTTAGGTTCATTGCAGAGAATATTTATATGATCATATTGAAGAGATAGCCGACCATAAGGATTCCGCAACCGACCACCCCGACAAAGACTGCGATAAGCTTGGGCTTGAGCACCTTGCGCAGGATGACCATTTCCGGGAAAGAAAGGGCGATGACGCTCATCATGAAGGCCAGTACGGTCCCCAGTGCCGCCCCCTTACCCAGCAGGGCGTCCACAATGGGGATCACCCCGGCGGCATTGGTATACATGGGAATACCCAGCAGAACGGAAGCAGGAACCGCCCACCAGACACCTTTACCCATGATGGAAGCCATCATGTCTTCGGGCACATAGCCATGAATGGCTGCACCGGCTGCAATACCGACCACAACATACAGCCAGACCTTGCCCACAATATCCTTGACCGAATCAATGCCGAAAACCACCCGGTCTTCAACAGTCATGCCGGACTGCGGACCGTTGTTCTGGGCACTGGCAAGTTTGACCCAGCCTTCCACATGCTTTTCCATACCCAGCCTGCCGATAATCCAACCGGCCACAATGGCTATGGAAATTCCGGTAATAAAATAAAGGGCCGCAACCTTCCAGCCCATGAGGCCGTAAAGCAGCACAAGTGCCACCTCGTTAACCATGGGAGCGGAGATCAGGAAAGAGAAAGTCACGCCCAGCGGAACTTCCCCGGCCACAAAACCGATGAAAAGCGGCACTGCGGAACAGGAGCAGAAAGGAGTGACCACGCCGAGCAGGGCGGCCAGAACGTTACCGTAGGATTCACGCTTTCCGGCCAGCACCTTGCGGGTCCATTCCACGGTGACGTAAGAACGGATGATGCCGATACCGAAAACAACCAGCACCAGCAGCATCAGCACCTTGGGGGTATCATAGATGAAGAACTGCACAGTTTCACCGAGATGACTGCCCGGAACAAGCCCGAATAGCTCAAAAGCCGCATATTTGGAAAAACCCAGCAGCTGTGAATAGATTGCGTACCAGAGCAGCAGCCCTCCACCCATTGCCGCCCAGAGGGCATTGCCTTTTATGGGCAGTGAAGATTCGCTCTGTTCTTCTGCAGCGGTTTCGGTTTCGGGATTCATGCCGATAGGTTCAAGCCCTATGGGTTCTTTCTTTTTAGGCTCCGCAGAACAGGCGCAGGGTTTGATATTCAATTCTTCCATTTCAGCTCTCCATGTTTATATTTTGCCAAATACGAAAACTTATATTTAAAAAAGAACAGCTACAACCAAGCTGCAGCTGTTCTCACCTTACAACTTTTTAATGGAACTTGCGGCGTAGGCCTTGGCCTGCTCCTCAAACTGGGCGGCGAAAAAATTTTCCAGACAATTCAGGAAGCCGGGTACACAATCCATATTGAGACTGTAATACACATTGGTCCCACGCTTGCTGTCCTTGAGCACCCCTGCATCCTTGAGTAAGGAGAGGTGCTTGGACACAGTGGATATATCCCGGCCCACAATCGGAACAATATCACACACGCAGAGTTCCCCTTCGCAGAGGGCCTCAACTATGGCAAGCCTGCTGGGATGGCCCAGTGCTTTAAACACCTTGGATTTTGTTTCGATATTTGCTGTCATTTTTTACGCCTCCAAACTTTCCTGTTTGGCAAAATATAAAATTTATCCCAGCCTGTCAAGCTGCTGCTGTTCATTTTTTTATCCGGCAAAAACATACTCCGGATAAACAGCTAATATTGCACGTAAATAAAACTAGGCAGAATGTCTACCGGATTCCATTTTCCATTCCCGGACAGTTTCGCGGACATCTTCATACTGCGCACTCTCCTTTTTGTAATGCTCGGCAAAAACATGCAAAGCGGTTCCGCCACGGGGAGAAAAGATCCCCTTAACCCGCATCCACAAAGGAGAAAGCCGCCCTGTGAAATGATCGAGAATATTATTGGTGATGGTTTCCATGAAAGACTGGTGGTTGCGGTAGGCCCCCATGTACAGCTTGAAGCTTTTGGACTCCACACAAAGTTCATCGGGGATATACTCAACGATAATGGTGGCGAAATCCGGCTGTCCGGTCACCGGGCAAAGAGAGGTGTACTCCGGGAATTCAATGCTGATAATGTAGGGCCTGCCCGGAAAGTTATTGGGAAAGGTCTCAAGAATTTCAGGGCCGGGAGTATCATAATTGTATTTCGTAGCTCCGGCCTGCCCCAGAGAGACAAGGGATTCGGTCTTGTCCTGACTTTTGGTTGTTTTCATTTAAATCTTCTCCATAGATAAACAGTCTAATCTGAAAAGTTCCTCAAACGGTCCAAAGCACTTAGCA from Desulfovibrio sp. JC010 includes the following:
- the queF gene encoding preQ(1) synthase; the protein is MKTTKSQDKTESLVSLGQAGATKYNYDTPGPEILETFPNNFPGRPYIISIEFPEYTSLCPVTGQPDFATIIVEYIPDELCVESKSFKLYMGAYRNHQSFMETITNNILDHFTGRLSPLWMRVKGIFSPRGGTALHVFAEHYKKESAQYEDVRETVREWKMESGRHSA
- a CDS encoding putative zinc-binding protein, whose protein sequence is MTEEYETGFMVVSCSGGSGSGQAANSLAVELNRSGFAKMVCLAGIGAGLDEYIDEADKVRDLIVIDGCSKGCSQIMLKKMGIEPVHNFCLTEMGVECPVTEVDPAMLEELRKKIKLLFGQRRADSKYAVCGCDTCVRE
- a CDS encoding helix-turn-helix transcriptional regulator; amino-acid sequence: MTANIETKSKVFKALGHPSRLAIVEALCEGELCVCDIVPIVGRDISTVSKHLSLLKDAGVLKDSKRGTNVYYSLNMDCVPGFLNCLENFFAAQFEEQAKAYAASSIKKL
- a CDS encoding diguanylate cyclase, yielding MSRVLILEPSKAAAMFIQTTLQKAGFDCDHANTYGRAQEFIAANDYFAGLSSMVLDGVEYGSGINLLLEHRIPAIAVTASLDEQVLKTLSTKNIVDYVLKKPDQADYIARIVSRVYKNQDVKVLVVDDSASVRDWISRILKRQGLKVLQAEDGKAATKIFYRNSDIKLVLTDYNMPEMDGLRLTAHLRTIRSMDELSIIVLSSDTKSRTAPLFLKQGANDFIQKGASVEEILCRVNSNLEFLELIQASRDRANKDFLTGLWNRRYFFEYGEPLYSQSFSADRELCVVMLDIDHFKKINDTFGHDAGDQVLIDFSALLAEFVGDLGLVSRFGGEEFTIILDGVQADGLMDFLEEFRAQVENFAVEFKGKIINMTVSIGATANMDESLTAMIGRADDKLYEAKRSGRNRILCDW
- a CDS encoding permease translates to MEELNIKPCACSAEPKKKEPIGLEPIGMNPETETAAEEQSESSLPIKGNALWAAMGGGLLLWYAIYSQLLGFSKYAAFELFGLVPGSHLGETVQFFIYDTPKVLMLLVLVVFGIGIIRSYVTVEWTRKVLAGKRESYGNVLAALLGVVTPFCSCSAVPLFIGFVAGEVPLGVTFSFLISAPMVNEVALVLLYGLMGWKVAALYFITGISIAIVAGWIIGRLGMEKHVEGWVKLASAQNNGPQSGMTVEDRVVFGIDSVKDIVGKVWLYVVVGIAAGAAIHGYVPEDMMASIMGKGVWWAVPASVLLGIPMYTNAAGVIPIVDALLGKGAALGTVLAFMMSVIALSFPEMVILRKVLKPKLIAVFVGVVGCGILMVGYLFNMII